One stretch of Cololabis saira isolate AMF1-May2022 chromosome 15, fColSai1.1, whole genome shotgun sequence DNA includes these proteins:
- the sla1a gene encoding src like adaptor 1a, producing the protein MSGIWRLWRMGNMIRGVSPSNKENLEGTLKDSDSDMVVVLQDYPSAEISEPIYRIGQKLQVIAQEAYWWKVRSLQTGKENYIPNNHVAKVYHGWLFEGVGRQKAEELLLLPGNRAGSFLVRESGAERGQYSLSVKHRIIKHYRIFRLDNSWYYISPGLTFQCLEDLVNHYSDSADGLCCMLTCPCLSGTPEPSDGSSEPPPVVMRRNFDWRKVDRKQLVSTDSHNENIVSYGVRNSIAAYLSFSGHEDSTKEHGGQERRKKKSRSLYLFSRANAEYDDTL; encoded by the exons ATG tctggaatctggcgCCTCTGGAGGATGGGGAACATGATCCGAGGTGTGAGTCCCAGTAACAAGGAAAACCTTGAAGGCACTCTAAAAG ATTCAGACAGCGACATGGTGGTGGTGCTGCAGGACTACCCCTCTGCTGAAATCAGCGAGCCCATCTACAGGATAGGGCAGAAGCTCCAAGTCATTGCACA GGAGGCTTATTGGTGGAAGGTTCgctctcttcagacggggaAGGAGAACTACATCCCCAACAACCACGTGGCAAAAGTTTACCATGG GTGGCTGTTTGAAGGAGTGGGGAGGCAAAAGGCCGAAGAGCTGCTCCTCCTACCTGGGAACAGAGCGGGATCGTTTCTGGTGCGGGAAAGCGGTGCAGAAAGAG GTCAGTATTCACTTTCAGTGAAGCACAGGATCATAAAGCACTATCGTATCTTCAGACTGGACAACAGCTGGTACTACATTTCTCCTGGCCTCACTTTCCAGTGCCTTGAAGATTTGGTCAACCATTACTCTG actcTGCAGATGGGCTGTGCTGTATGCTAACGTGTCCCTGTCTATCGGGCACACCCGAGCCATCGGATGGAAGTTCAGAACCTCCACCTGTAGTTATGCGGCGCAACTTTGACTGGAGGAAAGTAGACAG GAAACAGCTGGTCAGCACAGACAGCCACAATGAGAACATTGTGAGCTACGGAGTCAGAAACAGCATCGCAGCCTACCTGTCCTTCTCTGGACATGAAGACTCTACGAAGGAGCATGGTGGGCAGGAGCGCAGGAAGAAAAAGAGTAGATCTCTGTATTTGTTCTCCCGTGCAAACGCCGAGTATGACGACACCTTGTAG